From Virgibacillus ihumii, the proteins below share one genomic window:
- a CDS encoding enoyl-CoA hydratase-related protein: MSMVLYESKNNISYVTLNRAERYNALNKEMLEGLLEVLKRVENNDDRAVIVSGQGNAFCAGGDIGMMTDFAEKEFYEAVMKTIEAVVVKLYMMPKIVISAIQGSAVGLGLSIALTADYVIAQDEAKAGMLFAGVGLAPDGGGHFWLKERMGIHRAKQFTWGMRQVSGTEAKTMGLFDVITKESAVDYAKAMSEQLKSQPHAAMLKTKMIYHNQNVDELKYYLETERRSQWELRNTEDHQEGVRAFLEKRKPVFKGQ; this comes from the coding sequence ATGAGCATGGTTTTATATGAAAGCAAAAATAATATTTCTTATGTTACTTTAAATCGCGCGGAGCGGTATAACGCGTTGAACAAGGAAATGCTTGAGGGACTTCTGGAAGTTTTGAAACGAGTGGAAAATAACGATGACCGGGCAGTTATTGTCAGCGGCCAGGGCAATGCGTTCTGTGCAGGCGGTGATATTGGCATGATGACCGATTTTGCTGAGAAAGAATTTTATGAAGCAGTGATGAAAACAATTGAGGCTGTTGTGGTGAAATTGTACATGATGCCGAAAATTGTTATTTCGGCAATCCAGGGGTCAGCAGTAGGTTTGGGTTTGAGTATTGCTTTAACCGCCGATTATGTTATTGCACAGGATGAAGCAAAAGCAGGTATGCTGTTTGCCGGAGTTGGGCTTGCTCCTGATGGCGGGGGACATTTTTGGCTAAAGGAGCGAATGGGAATCCATCGCGCAAAACAGTTTACCTGGGGGATGCGCCAGGTAAGTGGGACAGAGGCAAAAACCATGGGACTCTTCGATGTAATTACGAAAGAAAGTGCTGTTGATTATGCAAAAGCGATGTCGGAACAATTGAAGAGTCAGCCGCATGCTGCGATGCTGAAAACCAAAATGATATATCACAATCAAAATGTCGACGAACTTAAATATTATTTGGAAACTGAACGCAGGTCACAATGGGAGCTTCGTAACACAGAAGACCATCAGGAGGGGGTTCGGGCCTTTCTGGAGAAAAGGAAACCTGTATTCAAGGGGCAATAA
- a CDS encoding YhzD family protein — translation MKTYNLTVFDKSGEKLMDESFEAANNEEAKKVGTARLEEEGYNEHTHRCVSPEAKLVLFHR, via the coding sequence ATGAAAACGTACAATTTAACTGTATTTGATAAATCCGGTGAAAAGCTGATGGATGAGTCTTTTGAAGCTGCTAATAATGAAGAGGCTAAGAAAGTTGGTACAGCACGTCTTGAAGAGGAAGGCTACAATGAACATACACACCGCTGTGTTTCACCAGAGGCAAAACTGGTACTGTTCCATCGGTAA
- a CDS encoding metallophosphoesterase family protein has protein sequence MPEQITFIHTADLHLDSPFIGLSHIPEHIFKKVKDSTFDALSQLVQAAVSRNVDFVLITGDLFDNEKQNLKAQIRLKRAFEELHRHQINVYLSYGNHDFINGNVHPVEFPENVFVFPDENVTSFTFEKNGQKMASIYGFSYENRAVTENKTSEYQPSEIHNLFHIAMLHGSLSSNTEHDVYAPFQLGDLTEKDYDYWALGHIHKREILKENPAVVYPGNIQGRNRKESGAKGCYHVELTSSGATLTFVPLQSIQFNELNVDVADCINPHHLEQKIQQEISSISTHIPQLLHLNLKNSFAEVSRWNNDGYLQDMLELINESLAHQANWKMIYRYKIEQTDFVNDQQLAEGHHFAGELIRHIDGSDIQSHLSELYRNRLARKYMSPLNDDDENEIKQRAKQLLIDELLQHGGE, from the coding sequence ATGCCGGAACAGATTACGTTTATTCATACTGCGGATTTACATTTGGACAGTCCATTCATCGGACTTTCCCATATACCGGAACATATTTTTAAGAAGGTCAAAGACAGTACTTTCGACGCGTTAAGCCAACTGGTGCAGGCAGCTGTAAGCAGGAATGTTGATTTTGTTCTGATAACAGGTGATTTATTCGATAATGAAAAACAAAATCTGAAAGCGCAAATCAGGCTGAAACGTGCTTTTGAAGAATTACATCGACATCAAATCAATGTTTATTTGTCATATGGTAACCATGATTTCATCAATGGCAACGTTCATCCGGTTGAGTTTCCGGAAAATGTGTTTGTATTCCCGGACGAAAATGTCACCAGCTTTACGTTTGAAAAAAATGGGCAGAAAATGGCGTCTATTTATGGATTCAGCTATGAGAATCGGGCTGTAACAGAAAATAAAACATCGGAGTACCAGCCGTCAGAAATACATAATCTCTTTCACATTGCGATGCTTCATGGAAGTCTTTCCAGTAATACCGAACATGATGTTTATGCCCCGTTTCAGCTTGGTGACTTGACGGAAAAAGACTATGATTACTGGGCTCTCGGGCATATTCATAAACGTGAAATTTTAAAGGAAAATCCGGCTGTCGTATACCCTGGCAATATTCAGGGCAGAAACCGGAAAGAATCCGGTGCGAAAGGCTGTTACCATGTTGAGTTAACTTCTTCCGGTGCAACATTGACGTTTGTTCCGCTTCAATCCATCCAGTTTAATGAGCTGAATGTGGATGTTGCCGATTGCATCAATCCTCACCATCTTGAACAGAAAATACAGCAGGAAATCAGTTCAATATCCACTCACATACCGCAACTGCTGCATCTGAATTTGAAAAACAGCTTTGCGGAAGTCAGTCGATGGAATAACGACGGATATTTACAGGATATGCTTGAATTGATCAATGAATCTCTCGCTCATCAGGCAAACTGGAAAATGATTTACCGCTATAAGATTGAACAGACCGATTTTGTAAATGATCAACAGTTAGCTGAAGGTCATCATTTCGCTGGGGAATTAATTCGCCATATTGACGGATCCGATATACAAAGCCATTTGTCAGAACTATACCGAAACAGGCTTGCACGAAAGTATATGTCCCCTTTGAATGATGACGATGAAAATGAAATTAAACAGCGGGCGAAACAACTGTTAATTGATGAACTTTTGCAACATGGAGGTGAGTAG
- a CDS encoding ATP-binding protein — protein sequence MEIRYAHIFGFGKWIDTDFDFSGGSYICVYGENESGKTTIQQFLMFMLFGFPPKRRSAFRPKQSGKMGGRLTLFDQDIGEFTIERVDGVRNGSAVCHIPDGETYGEEWLQNHLHGMTYGAYQSVFTFSALDLIALQHMKEEDLGEVLLGIGLTASANIHAIEKKLDNKIGELFKPSGRKPIINKQLQSLDELYASLQKDTNTEKTYREKQAIAHQLLTDINKLQEQVKEERLKLNRLERQQQALPVAHEFREEKKLLSVYSESIPFPEKGEARLSKLNSELLPLKSELSVLRGNEETYEEKLISLRSNLLDKQIYEKAGELLKQQPVFFEQKHTLTSLSASITKHEIQLEAELEQMEIGLSRSNLNGLTLPFHLENVWDQIKKDREEVDTEKERLERANQQLKANRDYLLEQRKAITNDLLSEQKRKEFENQINRHNEQYYMEKMKQEATRQQTGLETMRKKQQKQSRMLLFGSIAAAVVLFIMAVFNGESTLYVVGAFLALAGFLQWGLAKKPAAEMESITRDDLSFSAQITEHEKDEASRLLSLHEQKKNELTAIQDRLRNVDIEFLQWKERKRGLDQRENRLLEQVSLQLADYPFLKQVQIHYWPDLYNKLKAILNVYRDLNYLQQQYNELMDDRQNVNDQLNGFYHTMNWESANKSIETKFTEIEQLPENYKRELGILDQYEKWLKENREQQDHILQKMNVYQSEKQELLNIANAADEEEFLGTAKQLDRRQTHEANIRKQLSQLNTLLNPDELDVLLADEPLYQSDLEKCMEQVSERIAGLDEAINEKRQQYADINAELSGMESSESQSDIQHRFAIESEQLKKLAHEWSVYKSAKEMLKETKRNYREKYINHVLAKTESYFTRITGGYYHAVYPPSAAESFRVEAKDGLRYTAGELSKGTIDQLYVSLRLAIGEVMSEKHKLPFIIDDAFVHFDAVRIQQLVDILAEISTARQIIFFTCKQVVSKAADGIQIIELDNSVRIS from the coding sequence ATGGAAATCAGATACGCCCATATATTTGGTTTCGGCAAATGGATTGATACTGACTTTGATTTTTCGGGCGGGTCTTACATATGTGTATATGGTGAAAATGAGTCCGGAAAGACGACAATTCAGCAATTTTTAATGTTTATGCTGTTCGGTTTTCCGCCGAAAAGACGTTCTGCATTCCGACCTAAACAAAGTGGAAAAATGGGGGGGAGGCTGACATTGTTTGATCAGGATATAGGGGAGTTTACGATTGAAAGAGTTGATGGCGTTCGAAATGGTTCAGCTGTCTGCCATATCCCTGATGGGGAAACGTATGGTGAAGAATGGCTGCAAAACCATCTGCATGGTATGACATATGGCGCATACCAATCGGTTTTTACTTTTTCGGCACTTGATCTAATAGCTCTGCAGCATATGAAGGAAGAAGACCTTGGGGAGGTATTGCTGGGCATCGGATTGACTGCTTCAGCCAATATCCATGCAATTGAAAAAAAATTGGACAATAAAATTGGGGAACTGTTTAAACCAAGCGGAAGAAAACCTATCATTAACAAGCAATTACAGTCACTGGATGAACTCTATGCGTCGCTTCAAAAAGATACGAACACAGAAAAGACATACCGTGAAAAACAAGCAATTGCTCACCAGTTATTAACTGATATCAATAAGCTGCAGGAACAGGTTAAGGAGGAAAGGTTAAAATTGAACCGGCTGGAGCGACAGCAGCAGGCATTGCCAGTGGCGCATGAATTTCGAGAAGAAAAAAAGCTGCTTTCAGTCTACTCTGAGTCGATCCCATTTCCGGAAAAAGGGGAGGCAAGACTTTCGAAGCTGAATAGTGAATTGCTTCCACTTAAAAGTGAGCTTTCTGTATTACGGGGGAATGAGGAAACGTATGAGGAAAAACTGATTTCCCTTCGTTCAAATTTATTGGATAAACAGATATACGAAAAGGCTGGGGAACTACTGAAGCAGCAACCGGTATTTTTCGAACAAAAGCATACGTTGACATCACTTTCAGCGTCCATCACCAAACACGAAATACAACTGGAAGCTGAATTGGAACAAATGGAAATTGGACTCAGCCGATCAAACTTAAATGGGCTGACACTGCCATTTCATCTTGAAAACGTGTGGGATCAAATAAAAAAAGACAGGGAAGAAGTGGATACTGAAAAGGAAAGACTGGAAAGAGCGAATCAGCAGCTCAAAGCTAACAGGGATTACCTGCTGGAGCAGAGAAAAGCGATAACAAATGATCTGTTATCGGAACAAAAACGAAAAGAATTTGAAAATCAGATTAACCGGCATAACGAACAGTACTATATGGAAAAAATGAAACAGGAGGCCACCCGACAGCAAACTGGTTTGGAAACAATGCGTAAAAAACAGCAGAAACAGTCCCGTATGTTATTATTCGGGAGCATTGCAGCTGCAGTTGTACTGTTCATTATGGCTGTTTTCAACGGTGAGTCTACGCTCTACGTGGTGGGTGCATTTCTTGCATTGGCAGGTTTTTTGCAATGGGGACTTGCAAAAAAACCGGCTGCGGAAATGGAATCAATTACGCGTGATGACCTGTCTTTTTCAGCGCAGATTACTGAACATGAGAAAGACGAAGCGAGCCGTTTGCTTTCCCTTCATGAACAGAAGAAAAATGAATTAACTGCAATCCAGGACAGACTTCGTAACGTGGATATTGAGTTTTTGCAATGGAAAGAAAGGAAAAGAGGACTTGACCAGCGGGAAAATCGGCTGCTTGAGCAAGTTTCGCTGCAGCTTGCCGATTACCCGTTTTTGAAGCAGGTTCAAATTCATTACTGGCCGGATTTGTATAATAAACTGAAAGCGATTTTGAATGTGTATCGTGATTTGAATTATTTGCAACAGCAGTATAATGAATTAATGGATGACCGCCAAAACGTGAATGACCAGTTGAACGGGTTTTACCATACAATGAATTGGGAATCGGCAAATAAATCAATTGAAACCAAATTTACGGAAATCGAACAACTTCCTGAAAACTATAAACGAGAGCTGGGCATATTGGATCAGTATGAGAAGTGGTTGAAAGAGAATAGGGAGCAGCAGGATCATATATTGCAAAAAATGAATGTTTATCAATCCGAAAAACAGGAGTTATTGAATATTGCCAATGCTGCGGATGAAGAGGAATTTTTAGGAACGGCAAAACAACTTGACAGGCGGCAGACGCATGAAGCAAACATCCGGAAGCAGCTCAGCCAATTAAATACACTTCTTAACCCTGATGAACTGGATGTCCTATTGGCAGATGAACCGCTTTATCAGAGTGATCTGGAAAAATGCATGGAACAGGTTTCGGAACGGATTGCCGGATTGGATGAGGCTATTAATGAAAAGCGGCAGCAGTATGCAGATATCAATGCTGAACTGTCTGGAATGGAGTCATCAGAATCGCAATCTGATATACAGCACCGATTTGCAATTGAATCCGAACAGCTTAAAAAACTTGCCCATGAATGGTCTGTTTATAAGTCTGCCAAAGAAATGCTGAAGGAAACCAAGCGGAATTACCGTGAAAAGTATATCAATCATGTGCTGGCAAAAACGGAAAGTTACTTTACCCGAATTACAGGTGGTTACTATCATGCAGTATATCCGCCTTCAGCAGCGGAATCTTTTCGGGTGGAGGCAAAGGATGGCTTACGGTATACAGCAGGGGAACTTTCAAAGGGTACGATAGATCAGCTCTATGTGTCGCTCCGTCTGGCAATCGGTGAGGTAATGAGTGAAAAGCATAAATTACCGTTTATAATTGATGATGCATTTGTGCATTTCGATGCGGTTCGAATCCAACAGCTGGTTGACATATTGGCTGAAATTTCAACAGCACGTCAAATCATCTTCTTTACCTGTAAACAAGTTGTTTCAAAAGCAGCTGATGGCATTCAAATTATCGAATTGGATAATTCTGTTCGCATAAGTTAG
- a CDS encoding GbsR/MarR family transcriptional regulator gives MPRKEVQNDIQKYEETIEKFIQVIAKNMTLYGITPSVGRLYGVLYFSEDPMTLDDMRDALEMSKTSMSTGVRALSEMKMVESTFKRGIRKDLYESEEDWYKSFTSLFGNRWRQHTEVNIEEAEEAVQELKEIMQRTEDKALQEKVEHDIERLRYAQNYYAWLMKFIQVIESGEIFNYIPKNTE, from the coding sequence TTGCCTAGAAAAGAAGTGCAGAATGACATTCAAAAGTACGAGGAGACCATTGAAAAATTTATTCAAGTAATCGCTAAAAACATGACCTTGTATGGTATTACCCCTTCCGTGGGACGGTTATACGGGGTGCTGTATTTTTCCGAAGATCCAATGACACTTGATGATATGCGGGATGCCCTGGAAATGAGTAAAACAAGCATGTCAACAGGAGTTCGCGCTTTGTCGGAAATGAAAATGGTTGAATCGACGTTTAAACGGGGAATCCGAAAAGATTTATACGAATCGGAGGAAGATTGGTACAAATCCTTTACTTCACTTTTTGGAAATCGCTGGCGCCAGCATACCGAAGTAAACATTGAAGAAGCTGAAGAAGCAGTGCAGGAATTAAAGGAAATAATGCAGCGTACTGAGGATAAAGCATTGCAGGAAAAGGTTGAGCATGATATTGAACGACTGCGTTATGCTCAAAATTACTATGCATGGCTGATGAAATTCATTCAGGTAATCGAGTCAGGTGAAATATTTAACTATATACCAAAAAACACTGAATAA
- the yhaM gene encoding 3'-5' exoribonuclease YhaM — MKKGIGHYNIGDAFDNFILIKEATRGVASNGKPFLTLILRDATGEIDGKLWDVSKEDEEVFVGEQIVRIAGEINQFRGKAQLKIISIRPAQPTDGVKVGDFVEKAPIDKEELLANLTEIIFEMQNPAIQRIVRAFIKKYQEPLLTYPAAAKNHHNYVSGLAHHIVSMLGVAKELHKLYPELNKDLLYAGIILHDLGKMKELSGVVTTSYTIEGKLLGHIPMMVEEIGQMAKELQIESEEVLILQHLVLSHHGKAEWGSPKPPLVREAELLHLIDLIDAKMNMLNRSLDKVKPGEFTERIFAMDNRSFYKPTFEK; from the coding sequence TTGAAAAAAGGGATAGGTCATTACAATATTGGGGATGCTTTTGACAACTTTATATTAATTAAAGAGGCTACAAGAGGTGTTGCAAGTAACGGTAAACCTTTTCTGACGCTGATCCTTCGTGATGCTACAGGGGAGATTGATGGAAAACTTTGGGATGTATCAAAAGAGGATGAAGAAGTGTTTGTCGGCGAACAAATTGTCCGGATTGCTGGTGAAATTAATCAATTTCGCGGAAAAGCTCAGTTAAAAATTATTTCCATCCGTCCCGCACAGCCGACTGACGGTGTAAAAGTCGGGGATTTTGTGGAAAAAGCACCGATAGATAAAGAGGAATTGCTTGCGAACCTGACGGAAATTATCTTCGAAATGCAAAATCCGGCAATACAGCGAATAGTCCGTGCTTTTATCAAAAAATATCAGGAGCCCCTGCTAACGTACCCCGCTGCTGCAAAAAATCATCATAATTATGTTTCCGGCCTCGCTCACCATATCGTAAGCATGCTTGGCGTAGCGAAAGAGTTGCATAAGCTGTACCCTGAACTGAATAAGGACTTATTGTACGCTGGAATTATTTTACACGACCTGGGTAAAATGAAGGAATTATCCGGTGTCGTTACGACTTCCTACACTATTGAAGGGAAACTGCTTGGACATATCCCGATGATGGTCGAAGAAATTGGTCAAATGGCTAAAGAACTGCAGATTGAAAGCGAGGAAGTACTGATATTGCAGCATCTGGTTTTGAGCCATCATGGTAAAGCAGAGTGGGGAAGTCCCAAACCGCCGCTTGTCCGGGAAGCGGAACTTCTCCATTTGATTGACTTAATCGATGCCAAGATGAACATGCTAAACCGCTCACTCGATAAAGTAAAGCCGGGAGAATTCACCGAGCGTATCTTCGCTATGGATAACCGGTCGTTTTATAAACCAACATTTGAAAAATAA
- a CDS encoding sporulation YhaL family protein gives MILGVPWWVFLMIIFIFLSGYMAFRAMRAERELEHQFIEKEGKVYMDRLEELREQKSNREREQHGSE, from the coding sequence ATGATTTTGGGTGTGCCTTGGTGGGTTTTCCTGATGATTATTTTCATTTTTCTGAGTGGATATATGGCATTCAGGGCCATGCGGGCTGAACGGGAGCTCGAACATCAATTTATTGAAAAAGAAGGCAAAGTATATATGGATCGGTTGGAAGAGCTCCGCGAGCAAAAATCCAACAGGGAAAGGGAACAGCATGGTTCGGAATAA
- a CDS encoding peptidylprolyl isomerase, giving the protein MKKLVAAATLTAAVFTLSACTSGDDSEAVVETNAGDVTKEEFYQAMKDRYGETVLRELVTVEVLEDKYEVTEKEIDQEINKVKEQLGDKFETVLQQQGYKNEEAFRKVIKISLLQEAAVAEDIKITEKELKQKYERMKTEIQASHILVKDKKTAKEVKQKLENGADFAKLAKEYSTDKGTAKKGGQLGYFSTGKMVPEFEDAAYNLKVGEVSDPVKSQFGYHIIKVTDKRDKKKDIGSFEDNKDDIRRTILNKRMDVNKAREKINNLLQEAEIDVKVDGLEDMFKQNQKKQNAKG; this is encoded by the coding sequence ATGAAAAAATTAGTTGCGGCTGCAACACTTACAGCAGCAGTATTTACCCTTTCCGCTTGCACTTCCGGCGATGATTCGGAAGCTGTCGTTGAAACAAATGCCGGTGATGTAACCAAGGAAGAATTTTATCAAGCCATGAAGGATCGGTATGGTGAAACTGTCCTTCGTGAACTGGTAACCGTTGAAGTACTGGAAGATAAATATGAAGTTACGGAAAAAGAAATTGATCAAGAAATTAACAAAGTAAAAGAACAATTGGGCGACAAATTCGAAACCGTTCTCCAGCAACAGGGGTACAAGAACGAAGAAGCTTTCCGTAAAGTAATCAAAATCAGCCTTCTTCAGGAAGCAGCTGTAGCAGAAGACATTAAAATTACAGAAAAAGAACTAAAACAGAAATATGAACGAATGAAGACGGAAATCCAGGCGTCACACATTTTGGTTAAGGATAAGAAAACTGCCAAAGAAGTAAAACAGAAACTGGAAAACGGAGCTGATTTTGCAAAACTTGCAAAAGAGTACTCCACCGATAAAGGCACAGCCAAAAAAGGTGGGCAACTTGGCTATTTCTCAACCGGAAAAATGGTTCCGGAATTTGAAGATGCAGCTTATAATTTGAAAGTAGGCGAAGTAAGCGACCCTGTTAAATCACAATTTGGTTACCACATTATTAAAGTCACCGATAAACGTGATAAGAAAAAAGATATCGGATCATTTGAGGATAATAAAGATGACATCCGCCGTACGATTCTGAACAAGCGAATGGATGTCAACAAAGCCCGCGAAAAAATTAACAATCTCCTTCAGGAAGCTGAAATCGACGTAAAAGTTGACGGCCTGGAAGATATGTTTAAGCAAAATCAGAAAAAACAAAATGCTAAAGGATAA
- a CDS encoding DUF3267 domain-containing protein, whose translation MNCWKSININKEFGLNRLYLLSFLIGLAVFIFLYMPISIIHGTVEIYDYGIIPLLIALFLLPTIHSFMHVLPLIMMNKRAKLVFKRKNKLFPIINYYTKKHLTKKASIVVAIAPTMFLTIPGLMGSFLFVHYHVYFLIFTAFHIGITLTDFLYVFNIVKAPKHSYIESTDDEISILVKAYE comes from the coding sequence ATGAATTGTTGGAAATCCATAAATATTAATAAAGAGTTTGGTTTAAACCGATTATATCTTCTGTCATTTTTGATCGGTCTGGCTGTATTCATTTTTCTCTATATGCCGATTTCAATTATCCACGGTACAGTGGAAATCTATGATTATGGAATTATTCCGTTACTGATAGCATTGTTCTTGTTGCCGACGATTCATTCATTTATGCATGTCTTACCATTAATTATGATGAATAAGCGGGCAAAATTAGTTTTCAAACGTAAAAATAAACTGTTTCCTATTATTAACTATTATACAAAAAAACATTTAACAAAAAAAGCATCGATAGTGGTAGCAATAGCACCTACTATGTTCCTGACCATTCCGGGACTCATGGGCAGCTTCCTTTTCGTCCATTATCATGTATATTTTCTAATATTTACAGCTTTTCATATTGGAATTACACTAACTGACTTTTTGTATGTTTTCAATATTGTAAAAGCACCTAAACATTCTTATATTGAAAGTACCGATGATGAAATCTCCATTCTTGTAAAGGCGTATGAGTAA
- a CDS encoding DUF1878 family protein: protein MNLVSNETLSFQVQLLSKVIDVKQYPFIKLVVEKSITYGEYEQLMQQLADLNSRYEAQKEEGLLDFTPLLVHFAGMLNEKLDPNTTIFALKKEGYYPSLMNVFINILAGSGEPG, encoded by the coding sequence TTGAATCTGGTCAGCAATGAAACGTTATCTTTTCAAGTACAGTTACTTTCAAAGGTAATTGATGTAAAACAATATCCATTTATTAAGCTGGTGGTTGAAAAGAGCATCACTTATGGGGAATATGAACAGCTTATGCAGCAACTGGCCGATTTGAACAGTCGGTATGAAGCACAAAAGGAGGAAGGTCTATTGGACTTCACACCGCTTCTTGTCCATTTTGCCGGCATGCTGAATGAAAAATTAGATCCGAATACGACCATTTTTGCACTAAAAAAAGAAGGATATTATCCTTCTTTAATGAATGTGTTTATAAATATACTGGCTGGAAGTGGAGAGCCGGGGTGA
- a CDS encoding GbsR/MarR family transcriptional regulator, producing MLESNIEDLTKKIITEFSKTIEMFGLTTLEARLFVYLYLEEAPMTLDEMSEALGKSKTSMSTSIRSLSDFNLVTRVWKKGVRKDLYVANEQIFKTIMNSYTGKWIDAANHQKDSLYDIKKQFKNENIPNSPLNNRLNNIIKFHQQLEKAMREIKQN from the coding sequence ATGCTTGAGTCAAATATTGAGGACCTTACCAAAAAAATTATCACGGAGTTTTCAAAAACAATTGAAATGTTTGGGCTTACAACATTGGAGGCAAGACTATTTGTCTACTTATATTTGGAGGAAGCGCCAATGACACTTGATGAAATGAGTGAAGCATTGGGAAAAAGCAAGACATCCATGAGTACCAGTATTCGGAGCTTATCCGATTTTAACCTTGTCACACGTGTCTGGAAAAAAGGGGTAAGAAAAGATTTATATGTAGCAAATGAACAAATCTTTAAAACCATCATGAACTCTTATACTGGTAAATGGATCGATGCAGCTAACCATCAAAAAGATTCACTGTACGACATTAAAAAGCAATTCAAAAATGAAAACATTCCAAATTCCCCATTAAACAACCGCCTGAATAATATTATTAAATTCCATCAACAGTTGGAAAAGGCCATGCGTGAAATCAAACAGAACTGA
- a CDS encoding quaternary amine ABC transporter ATP-binding protein — MSKIKVDKLTKIFGKRPKQAVRHLDENKTKDEILEMTGMTVGVNQASFEVEAGEVFVIMGLSGSGKSTLVRMLNRLIEPTSGSIEIDGEEVTGMSKEQLRDLRRKKMSMVFQNFALLPHKSILKNTEFGLEIRKTNPEEREKKAREALELVGLGGYLDKYPSELSGGMQQRVGLARALANDPDILLMDEAFSALDPLIRKDMQDELMDLQQSVHKTIVFITHDLDEALRIGDRIALMKDGSIVQIGTAEEILISPANDYVERFVQDVDLSKVLTAGHVMKRAEQVTVDKGPKVALKLMRDNGVSTIYVTDSKRKLLGYVTADQASEAVQDRKELKDVLTTDIPTVKPDVLLADLFEQITEAKAPLAVIDDSDRLIGLVVRGMVLGALSGDDTIINENGGDSLDG, encoded by the coding sequence ATGAGTAAAATAAAGGTTGATAAATTAACAAAAATATTTGGCAAACGACCAAAACAGGCCGTCAGACATCTTGATGAAAATAAAACCAAAGATGAAATCCTGGAAATGACAGGAATGACGGTTGGTGTTAATCAGGCTTCCTTTGAAGTAGAAGCCGGTGAAGTCTTCGTTATCATGGGACTTTCCGGAAGTGGTAAATCCACACTTGTTCGTATGCTGAACCGCCTTATTGAACCAACTTCAGGCAGCATTGAAATCGATGGTGAAGAAGTTACCGGGATGAGTAAGGAACAGTTACGCGATTTAAGAAGAAAAAAAATGAGCATGGTTTTTCAGAACTTTGCACTGCTTCCTCATAAATCTATTCTAAAAAATACGGAATTTGGTCTGGAAATTCGTAAGACCAACCCTGAGGAACGGGAAAAGAAAGCACGCGAGGCATTGGAATTGGTTGGCCTTGGCGGGTATTTGGATAAATACCCAAGTGAGCTTTCCGGTGGTATGCAGCAGCGTGTCGGCTTGGCACGGGCGCTTGCCAATGACCCGGACATACTTCTGATGGACGAAGCATTCAGTGCGTTGGATCCATTAATCCGTAAAGATATGCAGGATGAGCTGATGGATCTGCAGCAATCCGTGCACAAAACGATTGTCTTTATTACACACGATTTGGATGAAGCGTTGCGGATTGGTGACAGAATTGCATTGATGAAAGATGGAAGCATCGTTCAGATTGGAACTGCAGAAGAAATTCTAATTTCACCGGCTAATGATTATGTAGAACGCTTTGTTCAGGACGTTGATTTGTCTAAAGTATTAACTGCCGGTCACGTCATGAAACGTGCGGAACAAGTGACCGTTGATAAGGGGCCTAAGGTTGCCTTAAAGCTGATGCGTGATAATGGTGTTTCCACCATTTATGTTACCGACAGCAAACGGAAACTTCTTGGTTATGTTACGGCTGATCAGGCGTCGGAAGCTGTTCAGGATAGAAAAGAATTGAAAGACGTGCTGACAACTGATATACCGACCGTTAAGCCGGATGTTTTACTGGCTGATTTATTTGAACAAATTACGGAAGCCAAAGCTCCGCTTGCAGTTATCGATGATTCGGATCGGCTGATCGGCTTGGTTGTACGGGGAATGGTGTTAGGTGCACTTTCCGGCGATGACACCATAATTAATGAGAATGGGGGTGACAGCTTAGATGGATAA